A genome region from Microplitis mediator isolate UGA2020A chromosome 4, iyMicMedi2.1, whole genome shotgun sequence includes the following:
- the LOC130666758 gene encoding 40S ribosomal protein S4: MARGPKKHLKRLHAPKAWMLDKLGGVFAPRPSTGPHKLRECLPLVIFLRNRLKYALTNSEATKIVMQRLIKIDGKVRTDINYPSGFMDVVTIEKTGEYFRFIYDVKGRFAVHRITPEEAKYKLCKVRRVQTGPKGIPFLVTHDGRTIRYPDPVIKVNDTIQLDIASSKIIDSIRFEPGNLCMITGGRNLGRVGTVVSRERHPGSFDICHIKDAQGHTFATRLNNVFIIGKGVKPYVSLPRGKGIKLSIAEERDKRLAAKGLN, from the exons ATG gCTCGTGGGCCCAAAAAGCATCTCAAGCGTTTACACGCACCGAAAGCATGGATGTTAGACAAGTTGGGTGGTGTCTTCGCACCCCGTCCATCAACCGGACCCCACAAGCTAAGGGAGTGTCTTCCTCTGGTTATTTTCCTACGTAACAGACTGAAGTATGCTTTGACCAATTCCGAAGCAACTAAAATTGTCATGCAACGTTTGATTAAAATTGATGGTAAAGTTCGCACTGACATCAATTACCCGTCTGGTTTCATGG ACGTTGTTACCATCGAGAAAACTGGTGaatattttcgatttattTACGACGTCAAGGGACGTTTTGCTGTCCACAGAATTACTCCTGAGGAAGCTAAATACAAGTTATGTAAAGTGCGTCGAGTTCAAACCGGACCAAAAGGTATTCCATTTTTAGTAACACACGATGGCCGTACAATTCGTTATCCAGATCCAGTTATAAAAGTTAATGACACAATTCAGTTGGATATCGCTAGCAGTAAAATCATCGATTCAATTCGTTTTGAACCCGGTAATTTGTGTATGATTACCGGAGGTAGAAATTTGGGCCGTGTTGGTACAGTTGTCAGCCGTGAACGTCATCCTGGATCATTTGATATTTGTCATATTAAAGATGCCCAAGGACACACTTTTGCTACGAG atTAAACAACGTCTTCATAATTGGAAAAGGTGTTAAGCCATACGTCAGTTTACCCAGAGGCaaaggtatcaagctctcTATCGCTGAAGAACGTGATAAGAGACTTGCCGCTAAAGGACTTAATTAA